GAAGGCAACACGAGAGCTAAGAATGCCCTCTTCTCCGGTGAGCAACTTAATAACTTCGTCTAAAAAGCGGTGAATGGCCCGGCTTGCGGTGGTGTTGTTTTCCACAAAGTCTCGCATGATGAGCTGACGCTGGCTGACGACATCGTAAAAGCGCATCGTTAGCTGAACTTGAGAGCCGTCGAGCTTTAACCCTGCCCTGATTAACCCGCTTGCACCAACAGCCAGCCAGTTTTTGTACTTAGGTTGAACCAAGCTTTCTTTCTCGGGGTTGAGGTAGCTTTGAGGATCTACAAGCTCCAAGGGGCGCACAAGATCCACGGCGCTTTTTAATATACCCGTAAGCTGTTGAGCTGCTTTTTTGCTCTTATCATCGGGGGTTCCCACGACACGGATATCCGGTACGCCAACGGGGTAAGGGCGAAAATTCGCGCCTTCAACCACCATGCGCAGCCGTTCAGCGTGAAGCGGCGTCGCAACAAAAAAGAGGCCAATGAATAATATGTAAGTCAGTCGTCTCATATTCACCATTTGGTGCCCTTTAATTTTAAGGGCGAAATACAATTTCAATTCCATCTCGGCCTACCACTTTTCGAATGGCACTTGGTGGAGCCGAGACTCCACCGCATTTTTGTACAGCTTTTTCCACTGCACGGTCAAAAGCGGCCACACCCGAGCTTCCCTCGATTTGGTGCCGGACGAATTTACCACGGCTTGAAACCCAAATCCCAATTTTTGCAGAAAGACCGGCAGTTTGGCTTTCCGAGAGCCCTTCGACGTTCCACACGCTTTGGAGGCAGTCGGAGATTTCGGTCATGTATTTATTACCTAAAATCGCCAAACTCAGGTCTGATACGGTACCTTTTTGACTCCCTTTTGGGTCTCCCTCGGCTTCTTCCTCACCTTTGGCGCTTCGAAGCCTGTCGAGTGCAGATGACACGTTGTTCATCTTTCGGGCCCGGTCCAGGGCATTTTCTTTAGGCGGCTCTTTTTTGGCCTTCGGTTGTTTGGGGGCATCGGGCTTTTTAATCGGGATAACTTTTTCAGCCGGTTTGGGCTTTGGCTCTACTTTTTTTACGGGTGGCTTTTTGGCTGCAGGCGCTGGCGGCTTCTCTTTTAAAAGACGCGGGAGCATATCGTCGGGACGTTTTTTCCCGAGGCGAACAAGTTTGGTAACCACAACATTTTTAGGCGCTGGATCGTGTGCATGGCCAAGGACGGCCGCTAAAATAACCCCTATACTGACATGTAATGCCAATGAGCCAAGCATGAGGCGCTTGAGTCCTTGAGGGATAGAATTAGCTTTCATGGCAGATCTTACGCGCTTGTTAGTTTTTCTTTTTACTCAAAGGGTCTGTGACCATTCCAAGGTTTGAAACCCCAGCATCTTTGAGCATGTCCATCACATCAACCACTACACCATAGGGAAGATTCCGGTCGGCGTGTAAATAAACTTCTTTGTCGGTTCGAAGCTTTTTGTTGGTGGACAATAAAGTACGTAATTTATCCCATGCCAATTCCTCCTCACCGAGAAATACCTTTCGGTCTTTGGTGAGGGTGAGCACGGTTATTTTTTCATCGGAGGGCATGGCCTGAGCTTTAGCGTCAGGCAGATCAACCTTTACGCCCTGTTGAATCAGGGGCGCGGTGACCATGAAAATAATCATCAAGACGAGCATTACATCCACCAGGGGTGTGACGTTAATCTCGTTCATGGTTTTACCTGAGCTACTACCAATGGCCATCGTAAGTCTTGCTACCTTATCCTAGAAAAAGTGTCGTTTGATAATGTTGAGAAAATCAGCCGAGAAGTGGTCCATCTCAGCGTCGAGCACTTTGATTCTTGTCAAAAAGTAATTGTACGCAATAACTGCGGGAATCGCCGCGAAGAGGCCGAAAGCGGTTGCGACTAACGCGCCGCCAATACCAGGGGCAACGGTTTCAAGCCCGGCAGTTTTATCAATGCCGATTTTTTGAAAAGCACTCATAATACCGATGACGGTCCCAAAGAGTCCGATAAACGGTGTGGTTGCTCCCGTGGTTCCGAGAAAAGCAACCAAGGATTCTAAATTGGTCAGCTCTTTACTCGCGGCACGCCTCATTGAGCGTTCAACGCTTTCAATGGCTCCCATTTGAATATCGCCGGTTGTACCTTTTTCCTTTTGCTTGAGCTTTGCCAGCTCCACAAACCCGGCGCGATACACTTGGCTCACTGGGCTGCCTTTGTACTCTTCAGATTTCTGATAGATATCGTCGAGTCTTTTGGAGGCCCAGAAGGTGTCGAGAAACTCCTCGGACTCTTGATAAGCCCGGCGCAGCATGCGGTGCTTGTAGCCGATGATGGCCCAGCTCACGACGGAAAACCCAACGAGGACCACCATGACCAATTGCTCGGCCCAGCCGGCGTTGAGCATAGAGCCCCAAAAGGAGAGATCGGGTGGCGCAGGGGCCACAGCACTTGCTGCTTGCTTTGCAACTTCTGGGGCCGCCTGAGCGAGAAAAACCTGTAGTACGTTCAACTGTTCCATTGGACGTTGGCTACCACATATCGAGTTTTATAGGCAATTGTTCCGCGCCCCTTAAGAATCAGCTTTTAAAGTCTTTAATGCTTGCCGGGTTGCTTCGTGGCAGGCCTCTTGCTCAAGCCGTTTCAAGTCATCGGGGGTATCAATGTCATAGAGGGTCGATGTTTGTTCGAAAGTATAGCCTTGTTCCCTGAGCCGCTCTTCGGTGGCTTGGCGGGTGCCGGTTTGGCTCCATGGCAGCTCATCGAGGAGGCCAGTTTGAAAGCGAGTGAACCCAAGAAGGTAATAACCCCCATCTTCACTGGGTCCGATAAGGGCGTCATTTTGTTGAAGCTTTTTCAGGGCATCTTCCAGAATCTCTACGGATATTAGAGGAACATCGGCTCCAAGAGCCATGACAAGCGGGGACTCTTTCAGGCCCTGTGTAAAGATTGAGCCCATGCGCTGACCCAAATCATCACCCACTTGTTGCCAGATTTCGAGATTCTTGGGTCTTCGAATCTCGTCGGGCCAGCTTCCGTAAGTTGCGATCACGGTTTTTGTGTTGGGAATTTTCAGGCAGGTGGCGGCGACATCGTCCAAAAAAGCCTGAGCCATATCGGCTGCTTGGCGCGCATCAAGGTGCGGAATTAAACGAGTTTTAACCTTTCCGGGGACCGGCGGCTTGGCAAAGATGCAGAGGATTGCACGATTCATGGAACTTTCAGCTATCACGAGGCTTTAGTCAGTCAAACACAGCTTGCGAGATCTAGCTAAAAAAACAT
The Deltaproteobacteria bacterium DNA segment above includes these coding regions:
- a CDS encoding TonB family protein, with product MKANSIPQGLKRLMLGSLALHVSIGVILAAVLGHAHDPAPKNVVVTKLVRLGKKRPDDMLPRLLKEKPPAPAAKKPPVKKVEPKPKPAEKVIPIKKPDAPKQPKAKKEPPKENALDRARKMNNVSSALDRLRSAKGEEEAEGDPKGSQKGTVSDLSLAILGNKYMTEISDCLQSVWNVEGLSESQTAGLSAKIGIWVSSRGKFVRHQIEGSSGVAAFDRAVEKAVQKCGGVSAPPSAIRKVVGRDGIEIVFRP
- the tolR gene encoding protein TolR; its protein translation is MAIGSSSGKTMNEINVTPLVDVMLVLMIIFMVTAPLIQQGVKVDLPDAKAQAMPSDEKITVLTLTKDRKVFLGEEELAWDKLRTLLSTNKKLRTDKEVYLHADRNLPYGVVVDVMDMLKDAGVSNLGMVTDPLSKKKN
- the tolQ gene encoding protein TolQ, whose amino-acid sequence is MLNAGWAEQLVMVVLVGFSVVSWAIIGYKHRMLRRAYQESEEFLDTFWASKRLDDIYQKSEEYKGSPVSQVYRAGFVELAKLKQKEKGTTGDIQMGAIESVERSMRRAASKELTNLESLVAFLGTTGATTPFIGLFGTVIGIMSAFQKIGIDKTAGLETVAPGIGGALVATAFGLFAAIPAVIAYNYFLTRIKVLDAEMDHFSADFLNIIKRHFF
- a CDS encoding glycosyltransferase, giving the protein MNRAILCIFAKPPVPGKVKTRLIPHLDARQAADMAQAFLDDVAATCLKIPNTKTVIATYGSWPDEIRRPKNLEIWQQVGDDLGQRMGSIFTQGLKESPLVMALGADVPLISVEILEDALKKLQQNDALIGPSEDGGYYLLGFTRFQTGLLDELPWSQTGTRQATEERLREQGYTFEQTSTLYDIDTPDDLKRLEQEACHEATRQALKTLKADS